The proteins below come from a single Edaphobacter acidisoli genomic window:
- a CDS encoding APC family permease yields the protein MAQTQTQRTTGSAAKMRLLPLVAATYFMVAGGPYGLEDIIGMAGYKWALLLLLAVPLLWSLPTSLMVGELAAAMPVDGGFYYWVREAMGPFWGFQEAWLSLAASVFDMAIYPTTFVLYLSHVAPRLTAGHGGLMLKLGIVGISAVWNLRGAVSVGWGSERMMAVSLSPFVLLIGLAVWHAMRHGALFAPGGAPVGLDIGGAVSVTLWNYMGWDNASTIAQEVDEPQRNYPRAMFLSALAVTCVYVLPLMAVWMSGIPAARFSTGAWVDAARLLGGPALALMVVLAGSLDGLGTFNALTLSLTRLPYAMAEDGLLPRVLTKRWDNGVPWVSVLACSVGWALALGFSFERLISIDLVLYGVALVLEFVALVALRVKAPGMARPFRVPGGLAVAVALGIGPTGLIAYAMWTARGERVAGISALGFAAIIALLGVVAYWIGRSRQVAS from the coding sequence TTGGCCCAGACCCAGACACAACGAACGACTGGCAGCGCGGCGAAGATGCGGCTGCTACCGCTCGTCGCCGCGACCTACTTTATGGTAGCGGGCGGGCCGTATGGGCTGGAAGACATTATTGGCATGGCCGGATATAAATGGGCCCTGTTGCTGCTGCTGGCCGTGCCGCTGCTGTGGAGTCTGCCGACGAGCCTGATGGTGGGCGAGCTGGCGGCGGCCATGCCTGTCGACGGCGGCTTCTACTACTGGGTGCGCGAGGCGATGGGGCCGTTCTGGGGATTTCAGGAGGCGTGGCTGAGCCTGGCGGCAAGCGTCTTCGACATGGCCATCTATCCGACGACGTTTGTGCTGTATCTTTCGCACGTTGCGCCGCGGCTGACGGCAGGGCACGGCGGGCTGATGCTGAAGCTGGGGATCGTGGGCATCTCGGCGGTGTGGAACCTGCGTGGCGCGGTGTCGGTTGGCTGGGGTTCGGAGCGGATGATGGCGGTGTCGCTGTCGCCGTTTGTGCTGCTGATCGGGCTGGCAGTGTGGCACGCGATGCGCCACGGCGCGTTGTTTGCTCCGGGCGGCGCGCCGGTGGGGCTCGACATTGGCGGCGCGGTGTCGGTGACGCTGTGGAACTACATGGGCTGGGACAACGCCTCGACGATTGCGCAGGAGGTGGACGAGCCGCAGAGGAATTATCCGCGCGCGATGTTTCTGTCGGCCCTGGCGGTGACGTGCGTGTATGTGCTGCCACTGATGGCGGTGTGGATGTCGGGGATTCCTGCGGCGCGGTTTTCGACTGGAGCGTGGGTGGACGCGGCGCGGCTGCTGGGAGGGCCTGCGCTGGCGTTAATGGTGGTGCTGGCCGGGTCGCTGGACGGGCTGGGCACGTTCAATGCGCTGACGCTTTCGCTGACCCGGCTGCCCTATGCGATGGCGGAAGACGGCCTGCTGCCGCGTGTGCTGACGAAGCGATGGGACAACGGTGTTCCGTGGGTGAGCGTGCTGGCATGCAGCGTGGGATGGGCTCTGGCGCTGGGATTTTCGTTCGAGCGCCTGATCTCGATTGACCTGGTGCTGTATGGCGTGGCGCTGGTGCTGGAGTTTGTCGCGCTGGTCGCGCTGCGCGTGAAGGCTCCAGGAATGGCGAGGCCGTTTCGCGTGCCTGGTGGGCTGGCGGTTGCAGTGGCGCTGGGCATTGGTCCAACGGGCCTGATTGCCTATGCGATGTGGACTGCACGCGGTGAGCGCGTGGCTGGCATCTCAGCGCTGGGCTTTGCGGCCATCATCGCGCTGCTGGGAGTGGTGGCGTATTGGATCGGGCGAAGCAGACAGGTTGCGTCCTGA